tgtgctTATAACAAAACATATGGCCCTGGCCCAGGCttctaagcaattttgttattttaaagacAGGTAGAGATGGCGTTTaaaggtttgttccaagtaactgtaaaccaaaaatttgacagttcaaCTTGATCCAGATCGACATAACCTGCACgatttttcatatatattatatacaaatgttgatgaggttatgtccatctggatcaaatttgacagaaatttgacattttgtacgacattggaacaaacctatagcaaaatttcgtgccactgcacatctgattcagttgtatatggcattacctccgcctatatatatttatcttGGAAACAACTGTTTGCGATAGTGACAGatgcgaaatttttcttttgtcaatGGCATCTGCCACTTTCGCGTCGTTGTGTGTAGGCACAGtaagaaatttataatatGACGGTACTTTTAAATGTGTATTACTGTAGATTTATGTAGACAGCGATATTATTGATGTTCCTAACGCAGGCTGTAAACGCGTAATTAAAAGGGCAAATTGGACTATCAAAAGCGTCAAGgcattggtgtaaaattatacgaaatgtgtatcttatacaaactaaTGTTGGGgccacatttcgtcgtacaaatttcctctctaggtataattactcttagctTGGGAAGATCACGCAGATCgtcagatcgccattttattagatacgggGGAACACGGGgaacacataaaaaataattcatctaCTATGAAGTTGTCAAATTTAAGAATCCACCTACTTTGAAAccgtcaaattttgtgtgttacccgcgtatctgcatctgcgtgacatCCCCAAGTATACAGCATCGATGCTTTggtgaaaagcatacattttgggcgttttttaaataatagattttagtttacttttgatgatatttttccaccagaatcctttttcaataATATAGGACCGCAatagatctcttcgtttggtgaaactgatgacggaaacATGAGAAATGGTGGGgaaaaagtgtgcaaactaatcgaaaccaacttcacaatttcacatagtaatgaataagtgagtgcgtccaattctttgaaatgaatgcaaatgaactaaatacggggaattcccatagaagcaaagttggttgtcattagtttgcacacaaaactgaaccgtcgatcgtcacgccagcggtcattttagtgatctataACGACCACGagtgtgttagctttcaacagaattcacgccgtaagtgcggtcgatattcaaaatggaaagtgcggaggtctttctaacgtagcgtcattttcatacaagcaaagcaagcgttgaaatgtacttttcggttcactttttcatcgaatcgttcacttaaaattcaaattttaggcacacttacggcgtgaatattGATTGGTCGtggcagtttgaccagctctgagaaaactgagcagtttatgaaaatttaacaCATTCGTCGTcgtacttttttcaaaaaggattctgatgaaaaggtatcatcaaaaataaaatacaagaCACGAAAatataggctacaattttagttAATTTTAGTTAGGCAACTTTGAGAGTTGTAGCCTGACCGTCCACAAAAAATACGtgaataactatttcatatcGTATATGCATCGTTGTGACATCCCCGAAGTTTGCAGCCTTGTTTTCTCAATTAATAATCACACCTCACatatgaaaagtaaatttcacatgcgtcgaaaaccgtacttttcatgtttcaagcactactttcgactcCCTCATCATATAATAGTAACAagcgataaaaagatgaaaagcagagtttacgtgtgaattttggtgatccgaggcgaagccgaggtcaataaacacacgaaaacgtgacttcatctttttatcccgggATTTTATCAGATACGCGcgatgttcggatgtcaaaattacttaactagaagaataattcaaaaattacacttcagttatatgttgttgtctcgttttcgcttatgtgataaaatagagtacacacttgtcactatcagtctcggcaagcctcgacgtcttcgtgacaagtgtgttaTAGCTCGGCATAAAAATTAatagtctcgttttcgtgtccTTATGGACCTCGGCTACGcttcggatcaacaaaattcacacgaaaactcctcttttcatctttttcccAAGCCATGTAAAATAGTattgaatcaaaaatcaaaaataatcagCGAAAACTACAAGGTATAAGTCCAAGGAAATTTTTGATCCGTCAGAAGCCTTCGATATATTTCTCTCGATTTAAATTTTGGCTCAACTACAATTCAATTGAAGTGAAAGTACTATTACATACAGAGAAAACTGCTGTATTTCGTTTACGTAGTAGAATGTATTATTGTTcccaaacattttcttacatgCTTGTCTACCCGTTTAAAAATAGAGACATAATCTCCTCAGTATTCTTTGCACAACGCATCAGATCCACACATATTCATTTACGTAATTTTTAGTTTGTAAATACGACGGACGGTGTATTTCAAGTAGGTCGATGTTTATTACTAATAAATCTGTTAATTCAATTCTGTAAATCGggcaaattcatttttctttcaaagtGATCTGTTGACACCATCGGAAGGTTAGTTTAACGTTAGTTTTGCTATCCGAGGGAAAAATACGATTTTCTCGATGGTTTTCCCTTTAACATACATCTGTAAGGGGTGGCCTTTCTATTTATGAACACATTATCAAGTGTTGGTGTTAGTATTGCCATGTGTTTGATGGTTACGATGAAATTGTTTCGTCAGTTGAGCgtgaaaagattttgtttgctCAAATAAGTGTTACAGCTAATGAAGTCTTTTTTCGCTTGCTTCAGTTGACTTAAAATCCGATTGTAAGGACAATTGTAAGGATATATTCGGACATGGGTGAAAAGACGACCATAGCTGAACTGAAGAACATCATGGTAAAAGTTCAAGTTCCCATGGAAGACTACACTGTAATTCAGCCTGGCCTCATAATCGGCGGAATGTCAGTATTACTAGCAGGCGCATGTTCATTCAAATCGTATCACTAACCAATTTCATTGAGACTTGAATGATTTCAAtgattcgttttattttttgcctATTGCTTATACCTGCGAGCTAATTGCAAtgtaaaattaacattttttctgGATGTATACGTGAATCTGTGGTTCCTcgtgagaaaaataaataaacatgaCGAAAATTGGAAACAATAATCTCTTATAATAGTGATATAGTATCATACCGATCTAATTGTAGCTCTTTGCGCAGCTCTCTGGCAAAAACACCGCAATGCtttatgaattttgtatttatagcTAATCGTTTGTGAgtatttttttataacaaGATGAAGTGAAACAACGATAATTTTGGCTGTAACAGTAGTCAGTAAATATCTGAACTTTTTCAGTAGTCACGAGACACTCCATATAGTAGCTTCACTCTGACTAAATTAGATTTAAAACTGTTTAGGGGATCGAAACTCACCTTTACCTTTTTTCGGTCAATACGGaacgttgaacaaataatgcTTTGACTCGAAGTGAGTAAACGGACAAACACGCAATGACTCAATCTTCCAGTAAAACCTGCTTAGTTGACCACCTCAAGGGACCGGTAGTTCCTTGTCTCTGACAAACgaaatttcataaacattttagtctaagacttgcgtcacggagCCTTTTActagtttagtttagtttagtaTGAGTGGGTGGGGCGAACCCCTGTACCTAAGCCTCcagtgggcctgttgtgcttaCCCATTTATAATTACCTACAACCTGTTTGTTATGTTGAGGTAATCGAGTAGATGGTTAGATGAAATGCTCCAAATTATGTTATGTGGGAGGATGTAGGCTCCTAGGCATTTGGCTCTTTCAGTTATGTACGCTGGGCATTTACGTAGGAAGTGTTCGGATGATTCTATTTCTCCACATTTGTTGCAGTGGGGGTCGTTGTGTACGCCGATTGTATGGGCGTGTTTGTTTAGGAAACAGTGACCTGTGAGGACGCCGGTGATTCTTTTGATGTTTTTCTTGCTAAGCGATTGGAAGTATCTTGACTTCTTTTGGCTAATTGAGATGTTGTTTTTAGATTGGCGGGCGTGGGTGGTAGACTTCCAATGTTTCgtgaaagcttttttttccattctaGGTTTACTTTTTTGAAATAAGATGGGGGAGCTTTTAGTCGAGGCTCTGGCCCTAGAGGGAGTTTTTCTGCGCCTGCTCTTGCAAGCTCGTCGGCCAGTTCGTTACCTTCAATATTACTGTGTCCTGGTACCAATAATATGGTTACCGTGTTGGTTGAGGCGAGTCTTTGGATGGTATCGTAGCAATTCAACACCAGAGCCGATTGGAATTTAAATGCACTGATAGCGTCAATTGAGCTTTGGCTGTCCGAACAGATGCAGATTTTTTGATCGTGGGTGTTTCTGATCAGGAGTTTCCTGCCACAGCTAAGGATGCCATAGATTTCGGATTGGAATATTGTGGCCGTTCTCTCCAGTGGGAATGAGTGAGATTCTTCCGTTTCTCGGCAGTATATGCCTGCACCAGCGAGGTTGGTTTTTCTGGATCCGTCTGAGAACCAAGTGaaattgctgtcgttgtcgatagccTTATTTACTAACCAATCATTCCTAGATGGGAATTTGGTTGTAAATTGTTTGTCGAATCGGTAGGTTGGGGTGATGGTATCAACTGGCATGCCAATTTCTGGATTCTCGGATTCCATTTTGGTCCACAGGCTGGCGTGACCATAGTTAGCTTTGATTAGTTGTGAGGATTGGTGCAATCTCAGGCAGGTGGCTCTGGCTGCTGATTCTATGTAGATGTGCAATGGTTCGATATTGAGCATTGCCTCTAAGGCTGCTGTTGGGGTGGTTTTCATTGCACCTGTGATGCTAATCAGAGCAAGTCTTTGGATTTTAGCTAATTGTTTTTGGACTGATTTTATGTGGCAACGCGGCCACCAAATGAACGAGGCAAATGATATTCTTGGACGTACTTTCGCGGTATAAATCCAGTGTGAGACTTTAGGTTTGAGACCCCAGTTTTTACCGATAGCGCTACGGCACATCCACAGGGTTGACAGACCTTTTTGAAGGCAGAGTTTAGCTTGAGGAATGAAGCTGAGCTTATTGTCTAAGGTTAGGCCTAGAATTTTTGCCGAGGTGGATTTTTCGATTGCTTTACCGAAGATTACTGGTGCTTTAAAGCCTGAtactttcctttttttttgtgaaaagaaCTAGTTTCGTTTTCTCCGTATTTACCGTTTGTTCTTTAGCCTTTCACTAACGTGGCGTCATAACCGTTAAAAGTTTTGATTTCAAAGCGTTTGAAGTTAGACAAATTCCCTGCAACGTGTGCTAATAGAACTCTTATCGACACATACCCTCAGATTGTGTGCACTTTTATACTGGACTGACTCATCATACTAACGAAATTGCTACCTTCCGAAAAGAGACTTTTGGTAGGAGTTAACAATTTGCTGTACCTAACAGTACAACGATTTCAATAAAGCCAGGAAGACAATGACTCGTGTAACTTTCacttttgtacattttctgttaaattaaGCGAAAGTGTTTTTATGCAGATCAAGCTATAGAAGCTAGCCTTTTGTAATCaagaaaaataagattttCACTTAATTATGCTCCTCATCCTCATTTGTCGTTCATTCCAGAATCCGATTACATCTCAACTTCTGATCTTGCATGctattttgtgaaatattaACTCGAGATATGGTTCGGGTGGTAACGCCAcggaacaaaatattttcccattttcccGAACCGACAAAATACTCAGCTAAAGTTTGAAAGTTGTCGGCTGCAGATGTTTTCCTCACATGCCAATTATACCGGCATAATAGGACACAATCGTTAactttcttccaattttgttcACATCCAGAACCACAGCCAAAAACACTGAAGTACTAACAAAACTGGGAGTAACTCACATCATCAATTGTGCCTATGATCCGACTGGCAAAGGAAACTTTATTTACGTGGACACAAACGAAGACTACTACATCCAACGTGACTTCAAGTGCATCTATTTGGGTGTAAGAGCCGCAGATACAGCCCGATTCAATATTTCCAAGTTTTTCTACAGTGTGGCCGATTTTATTGACAACGCGATTAAGGATAATGGTAAAGAAGCTTCGGTCGATTAACTTTGGTGAATTTAGTGGATTTAGTGGTGTAAAATTTCAGGAATCGTCTACGTTCACTGTTACATGGCAATAAGTCGTTCAGCTGTTCTTGTCATTGCATACTATATGATTAAGCACGATATGACCCTGAAGGAAGCAGTAATCTTTCTCAGGTAAATGTGATTGACTAAAATGTAGCATAGAAATGCCGTTGATGGAACAATGAAAATACTCCGACGTCTCTTGCAGGAAAAAGAGAGAAATATTCCCGAACGATGGTTTTTTAGTGCAACTAATGGAACTCGATGAGGAGCTCCGAAATCAAAAAAGTTAACATGGAATCCGTCACTTTAACTTAAGACGTAATGCTCAAGGATATTgattagaaattttattataaaagcAGAATGATTGCA
Above is a window of Bradysia coprophila strain Holo2 unplaced genomic scaffold, BU_Bcop_v1 contig_476, whole genome shotgun sequence DNA encoding:
- the LOC119082599 gene encoding dual specificity protein phosphatase 3-like, whose translation is MGEKTTIAELKNIMVKVQVPMEDYTVIQPGLIIGGITTAKNTEVLTKLGVTHIINCAYDPTGKGNFIYVDTNEDYYIQRDFKCIYLGVRAADTARFNISKFFYSVADFIDNAIKDNGIVYVHCYMAISRSAVLVIAYYMIKHDMTLKEAVIFLRKKREIFPNDGFLVQLMELDEELRNQKS